Within the Micromonospora citrea genome, the region GCGCGAGCCGGGGCGTCAGGGCTGGGTGACGGCGCGGTAAGCGTCCTCGATGCGCGCCGCCAGCAGGACCTCGCGCTCGCTGAGCGGGACGTTGCCGTGGCCGACCCGGATGTGGGTGTGGTTGGCGCGGCGGCTGATCTCGGGGCGCAGGTGCAGCGCGTCGGCAACCACCTTCACCCGCTCGGTGAGGGCCGCGTGCTGCGTGTCGTCGATCGCCAGGGTCCGTCGGATCTGCTCACCCTCGCGGGTCCAACCCGTCAACAGGGTGAGGGCGTCGCTGAGCTGGTCGTGCTTCGCCCGGCCGCTGAACAGCACGCGCATCACCGCACCTCCCAGGCGCCGTTGCCGGCTTGTGGCCAAATCGTCGCCGTCCCGTGTCTTGTCGGTGCCCTCTAGTCTGTCGTCGCACGGTGGGTGTGTCCACGCCCACACTTCCGTGTTCTCCTGCCCTGACGGTCGGCCACGCTACCCAAATCGCCGATTGATCTGGCACGCTGGACGCCCGTGCGGACCGAACGGGCTAACGGTGGCGGGCAGGCCGAACGACGGGAGCCGAAGGTGATCGTCGGGGCGGCGATCATCAGCGACGGCAGGGTGCTCGCCTGCGCCCGGGCCGCGCCGCCCGAGGTGGCGGGCATGTGGGAGTTCCCCGGCGGCAAGGTGGAGCCGGGCGAGAGCGAGACCGCCGCGCTCGCGCGCGAATGCGCCGAGGAACTCGCCGTGCGCGTGGAGATCGGCGACCGGGTCGGCCGCAACGTCCGGATGGCGCACGGCCGCTCGGTGCTGAAGGTGTACGCGGCCCGCCTGCTGCACGGCGACCAGCCGCAGGCGCTGGAGCACTCGGCGCTGCGCTGGCTCTCCGCCGACGAACTGGACAGCGTCACCTGGCTGCCCGCCGACGCCCCCATCGTGGCGGCCCTCCGCCCGATCCTCGCGCCTGAATGAGCCGAAGCGGACAACCGGGCGGAAACGGGACGGGGGCCGGCGGCATCAGCCGCGGCCCCCGTCATCGTCCGTGCCCTCAGTGCTTGTCCTGCTCCGGGTGGGCGAAGTTCAGGTGTTCCGGAGGCAACGGGAACTTCACGTCCTCGCCGAACGGCGACGGCGCCGCCGCCCGGTCGAAGGTGAGCTCCGTCAGCGGCAGCTTGCCGTGGTCGTCCACGGCCGGCGCCGTCGGCCGCGGCACCTCACGGTGCCAGTTCACGCCGCGCTGCGCCTGCACCTCGGCCTGCGGGTCGTGCGAACCGCCCGCGTGCGAGTGCACGCCCCCGTGGGCCGCGCTGCCGTGCACCGCACCGCTGGCGTGCCCGCTGGTCACGATGGTCTGAGGCACCTGACCCCTCCGGAAGATCTTGCTACCAAGCCACACGAGGGGATCGTACCTGCGGTCGACGACCCGCTCCTTCATGGGGATGATCCCGTTGTCCGTGATCTTGATGTGCTCGGGGCAGACCTCGGTGCAGCACTTGGTGATGTTGCAGAAGCCGAGGCCCTGCTCGGCCTGTGCGTACTCCTTGCGGTCCGTCTTCGCGTCCAGGGGGTGCATGTCCAGCTCGGCTGCGCGGATGAAGTATCGCGGACCGGAGAACGCCTGCTTGTTCTCCTCGTGGTCCCGGATCACGTGGCAGACGTTCTGGCACAGGAAGCACTCGATGCACTTGCGGAACTCCTGCGAGCGTTCCACGTCCACCTGCTGCATCCGGTATTCCCCCGGAGCCAGGTCGGCCGGCGGCGCGAACGCGGGGGTCTCCCGGGCCTTCTCGTAGTTGAACGAGACGTCGGTGACCAGGTCCCGGATGACCGGGAACGTGCGCAGCGGGGTGACGGTGACCGTCTCGTCCTCCGCGAAGGTGGACATCCGGGTCATGCAGCTCAGCCGCGGCTTGCCGTTGATCTCCATCGAGCAGGAGCCGCACTTGCCGGCCTTGCAGTTCCACCGGCAGGCCAGGTCGGGGGCGTCGGTGGCCTGGAGCCGGTGGATGACGTCGAGGACGACCTCGCCCTCGTTCACCTCGACCACGTAGTCCTGCAGGTCGCCGCCGTTCTCGTCGCCGCGCCAGATGCGGAACTGGCGCTTCGCGCCCGGCTTGCCGGGCGCCGCGGAGTCCTGGTTTCCCATTGCGTCAGCGCTCCTTCTCGGTCTCGGCGTCCGCGACGAGGGCGTCGAACTCGGCGAGCTCCTCGTCCGTGAGGTACTTGGCCAGCTCCGCGCGGTCGAAGAGGCCGATCAGCTCCGCGCGCATCTTCGGCAGCGGCTTGCGATCCAGGCGGACATTGTCGCCGTCGAGCGAGCAGACGAGGTTGACCCGGCGCCACTTCGGGTCCATCGCCGGATGGTCCTCCCGGGTGTGGCCGCCGCGCGACTCCTGCCGCTCCAGCGCCGCCTTCGCGGTGCACTCCGAGACCACCAGCATGTTGCGCAGGTCCAGCGCCAGGTGCCAGCCCGGGTTGTAGCGGCGGCCGCCGGCCGCGCTCACCTTGGCCACCCGCTCGCGCAGCTCCGCCAGCCGGCCCAGCGCGTCCACCAGCTCGCCCTCGCGCCGGATGATGCCCACCAGGTCGCCCATGACCGCCTGGAGATCCTGCTGGAGGGTGTACGGGCTCTCGCCGGTGTCGCGCTGCAACGGCGCCAGGGCCGTCTCCACCGCCGCCTCCACCGCCGCGACGTGCACCTTCGGCCGTGCCGGCAGGCTGTCGGCGTACGTGGCGGCGTGGCCGCCCGCGCGCTTGCCGAAGACCAGCAGGTCGGACAGCGAGTTGCCGCCGAGCCGGTTGGAGCCGTGCATGCCGCCGGAGACCTCACCGGCGGCGAAGAGCCCTCGCACGTGGCCGAACGCCGCACCCGTGTCCGGGTCGACCTCGACGCCGCCCATCACGTAGTGGCAGGTCGGCCCGACCTCCATCGGCTCCTTCGTGATGTCGACGTCGGCCAGCTCCTTGAACTGGTGGTACATCGACGGCAGCCGGCGACGGATCTCCTCCGCCGGCAGCCGGGAGGCGATGTCGAGGTAGACGCCGCCGGCGGGCGTGCCCCGGCCGGCCTTGACCTCGCTGTTGATGGCCCGGGCCACCTCGTCGCGGGGCAGCAGCTCCGGCGGGCGCCGGTTGTTGTCCGGGTCGGAGTACCAGCGGTCCGCCTCCGCCTCGTTGTCCGCGTACTGCTTGCGGAAGACGTCGGGGACGTAGTCGAACATGAACCGCTTGCCGTCGGAGTTCTTCAGCACGCCGCCGTCGCCGCGCACCGACTCGGTGACCAGGATGCCCTTCACCGAGGGCGGCCAGACCATGCCGGTCGGGTGGAACTGGAGGAACTCCATGTTGATCAGCGTCGCCCCGGCGCGCAGGGCCAGCGCGTGCCCGTCCCCCGTGTACTCCCAGGAGTTGGAGGTGACCTTGTAGGAGCGGCCGACGCCGCCGGTCGCCAGCACCACGGCCGGCGCCTCGAAGAGGACGAACTCGCCGGACTCCCGGTAGTAGCCGAACGCGCCCGCGACCCGGTCGCCGTCGAGCAGCAGCTCGGTGATGGTGGTCTCGGCGAAGACCTTGATCCGGGCGTCGTACGAGCCGTGGTCCCGCTTGTCCTCCTGCTGCAGGGAGACGATCTTCTGCTGGAGGGTGCGGATCAGCTCCAGGCCGGTCCGGTCGCCGACGTGCGCCAGGCGCGGGTACTCGTGGCCGCCGAAGTTGCGCTGCGAGATCTTCCCGTCCTTGGTGCGGTCGAAGAGCGCGCCGTACGTCTCCAGCTCCCAGATCCGCTGCGGCGACTCCTTCGCGTGCAGCTCGGCCATCCGGAAGTTGTTGAGGAACTTGCCGCCGCGCATCGTGTCGCGGAAGTGCACCTGCCAGTTGTCCCGGCTGTTCACGTTGCCCATCGCGGCGGCGGCGCCGCCCTCGGCCATCACCGTGTGCGCCTTGCCGAAGAGCGACTTCGAGATGATCGCGGTCTTCTTGCCGGCCAACCGGGCCTCGATCGCCGCGCGCAGGCCGGCGCCGCCGGCCCCGATCACGACGACGTCGTAGTGGTGCCGCTCGATTCGCGTGGTGGAGCTCGTCTGGTGGTGAAGATTGGTCATGTCCGGGGCGCCCTCTAGTTGATGAACCGCAGGTCGGAGATCCACTCGGCCGCGACCGCCATGACGTAGAAGTCGGTGAGGGCCAGGGTGCCGAGGGTGATCCAGGCGAGCTGCATGTGTCGGACGTTCAGCTTGGACACGAACGTCCACGCCTTGTACCGCACCGGGCTCTTGGAGAAGTGCTTGAGCCGGCCGCCGATGATGTGCCGGCAGGAGTGGCAGGAGATGGTGTACGCCCACAGCATCACCACGTTGACCAGCAGGATGATGTTGCCCAGCCCGAATCCGAAGCCCTTCGGGGAGTGGAAGGCCAGGATCGCGTCCCACGTGTTGATCAGCGAGATGATCGCGGCGGCGTAGAAGAAGTAGCGGTGCAGGTTCTGCCCGAGCAGCGGGAACCGCGTCTCGCCGCTGTAGGACTTGTGCCCGTCCGGCACCGCGCAGGCGGGCGGCGACAGCCAGAACGACCGGTAGTACGCCTTGCGGTAGTAGTAGCAGGTGAGCCGGAACAACAGCAGGAACGGCAGCGTCAGCGCGGCGTCCGGGATGATCCACCAGCCGGGCAGGAACCGTCCGAAGTGCGCGGCGTCCGGCAGGCAGCGGTCGGTGACGCAGGGGGAGTAGAACGGGGTCAGGTAGTGGTAGTCCTCGACCCAGTAGTTGTCGTGCTGGAAGACCCGGACCGTCGCGTACGCCACCCACGCGCTGAGCCCGATCACGGTGATCAGCGGGGCGAGCCACCAGCGGTCCGTACGCAACGTCTTCGCCGCGATGGCGGCGCGCGCCCGCGCCCCCCGCGGCCTCGTTGCCGTTGATGTCATTCGAGTCGTCTCCCTGACGGGGCCCGCAGGCGCGGGCGGATCAGTTTCCGGTCGGCACGCGGACCGGCGAACCCGCACCCGCTTGCCACGTCATGCGCACACCAACGACCGCGCCGACGATACGGCGCAGCTAAGTGACACACGTTACGCCGATCTTCGCTTGCCGTCCGCGCAAGGCAGTGTCCCGTGTGTCCCGGCCGGTGGAAAGCCCTGAACGATGATCGATGTCCGGATGTTAAGAACCTCACCGGACGCCTGTCCGGCGTACCGGAGCGACTCACTCGGAAGCGTCGCCGGGCGGGCACGGGGGCGGACCCGGTGCGGCTTCAGGCTCCCCACCGGCACGGCGCCACGACCCTGGGCGAGCGCACCGACATCCGTCAGGAGAACAGCTCCTCCGGCCGGACGGTGGCCCGGACGGGCTCGGTCAGCTCGAGCGCCTCCCCGGCCTTGGTGACCGACCGCTCGGCGTAGTGGGCGCCCTGCCACTGGTAGAGGTGCACGGTCAGCGTCTCCTGCTCCACCAGGAGATACCACTCGATGCCCGCCGCCGCGTAGTAGTGCATCTTGAGCACCTTGTCGGTGGCCGCGTTGCCCGGCGAGATGATCTCGCAGACCAGCTTCACGTCGGCCGCGTCGATCCAGGGGTCGTCGAGGTCGATCGGACCCGTGATCACGAGGTCGGGAATCGGGATGCGATCCGGCCGGAGCCGGACGTTCACCGCCTCCAGCAGCTCCAGCCCGAGGGCTTCGGCGCCGGGTTCGAGAAGGTTGCCCAGCCTGCGTGAGATGCGCTGGTGGCGGGGAGTGGGGGCTCGGGTCACGTGGAGGCTCCCGTCGAAGAGTTCGACGCGTTGCCGCGTCTCGCCGAGGGCGAGGTACTCCTCTTCGCTCCACGGGCCGTCGTGGCCGAACACCGCCGCGGTCATGGTCACCTCCACCTCGTGCCGGCGGGAATCCTCCGCGGACTGCCGCGCCCATCGTCGCACCCGCTGTGCGGGCGCGGGGACGTCAACGCCGATGAATGCCGAGGTGAGGGGGTGCGGGCCCGTTGCAGAGTCGTTACGCTGTGGCCCGCTGACAGTCCCCGGCCTTGTAGCTTATTTTCACCCTCGGTGATTTCCTGTAGGTTCTCTTCGTCACTGAGGGAGGCGGTCGTGGGCAGTCCGGAGTCGGCGTCGTCCGGGAGACCGGGCCGCCCCAGCGTGCCGGAACAGCGTACCGGCGCGGATCCGTACCTGCGGGTGAACGACCTGCGGGTCCGCTTCGACACCGAGGACGGCGTGGTGCGCGCCGTCGACGGGGTGTCGTTCACGGTGGAGCGCGGGCGCACGCTCGGCATCGTCGGCGAGTCCGGCTCGGGCAAGAGCGTCACCTCGCTGGCCGTCCTCGGCCTGCACGACGCCAGGCGGACCACCATCACCGGGGAGATCTCCGTCGGCGGGCGCCAACTGGTCGGCCTGCCGGAGGAGGAGGTACGCCGGCTGCGCGGCCGGGACATGGCGATGATCTTCCAGGATCCGCTGTCGGCGCTGCACCCGTACTTCACGGTGGGCCGGCAGATCGCCGAGGCGTACCGGGTGCACCACCCGAAGGCCGGCAAGCGCGAGGCCCGTCGGCGCGCGGTGGACATGCTGGGCCGGGTCGGCATCCCGCAGCCCGCCCGCCGCTTCGACCAGTACCCGCACGAGTTCTCCGGCGGGATGCGGCAGCGGGCGATGATCGCGATGGCGCTGGTCAACGACCCGGACCTGCTGATCGCCGACGAGCCGACCACCGCCCTGGACGTGACGGTGCAGGCGCAGATCCTCGACCTGCTGGCCGATCTCCAGGCCGAGTTCCACTCCGCGATCATCATGATCACCCATGACCTGGGCGTGGTCAGCCAGGTCGCCGACGAGGTGCTGGTCATGTACGGCGGCCGGGCCGTGGAGCACGGCAGCGTCGAGCAGGTGCTCCGCCGGCCGCAGCACCCGTACACCTGGGGTCTGCTCTCCAGCGTGCCCTCCCTGCACGGTGACGCGGACGCGGACCTGGTGCCGATCAAGGGCAACCCGCCCAGCCTGATCAACCTGCCGTCCGGCTGCGCCTTCCATCCGCGCTGCCGGTACGCCGACCGCAACGGCGACCGCTCGCGCGCGGAGGTCCCGGAGCTGCGCCCGGCGGGCGCGCCCGGTCACCTGGTGGCCTGTCACCTCTCCGCCGACGACCGGACCCGGCTGTACGCCGAGGACATCGCCCAGGTGGGAGTTGCCCGGTGAGCGCGAGGAACGCAGCGCAGCGGAGTCCCGCAGTCGCGAACGGAAGGCGGGCCCGGTGAGCGCGAGGAACGCAGCGCAGCGGAGTCCCGCAGTCGCGAACGGAAGGCGGGCCCGGTGAGCGCGAGGAACACAGCGCAGCGGAGTCCCGCAGTCGCGAACGGAGGCGGACTCCGATGAGTGTGGAGGCGGTCGTGGACGGTGGCGCGGCGGGCCGGCAGGCCGTGGAGCCGCTGCTGCGGGTGCGCGGGCTGGCCAAGCATTTCCCGGTGCGCAGCGGGCTGCGCACCACGGGCCTGGTGCGGGCGGTGGACGGGCTGGACTTCGACGTGCGCCCGGGCGAGACGCTCGGCCTCGTGGGGGAGTCGGGCTGCGGCAAGACGACCACGGGGCGGATGCTGGTCCGGCTGCTGGAGCCCAGCGCGGGGAGCATCGAGTTCGAGGGGCGGGACATCACCCACGCGGGTCGCCGCGAGCTGCGCCCGCTGCGGCAGGACCTTCAGATCATCTTCCAGGATCCGTACGCCTCGCTGAACCCCCGGCACACCGTCGGCCGGATCATCGCGATGCCGCTCCAGGTCAACGGGATCGACCCGCCGGGCGGGATCAAGGCCCGGGTGCAGGAGCTGCTGGAGCTGGTCGGGCTGAACCCGGAGCACTACAACCGGTACCCGCACGAGTTCTCCGGCGGTCAGCGCCAGCGCATCGGCATCGCCCGCGCCCTGGCGCTGCGGCCGAAGCTGATCGTCGCCGACGAGCCGGTCTCCGCCCTGGACGTGTCGATCCAGGCGCAGGTGGTCAACCTGCTCCGCGACCTGCAACGCGACCTGGGTCTCGCGTTCGTCTTCATCGCGCACGACCTGGCCGTGGTGCGGCACTTCTGCCAGCGGGTCGCCGTCATGTACCTCGGCAAGATCGTCGAGATCGGCGACCGGGACGACATCTACGAGCGCCCGCAGCACCCGTACACCCGGGCGCTGCTCTCGGCGATCCCGGACGTCACCAAGCTCGGCCCGGCCGGCCGGATCCGGCTGGCCGGCGACGTGCCGACCCCGCTCAACCCGCCCTCGGGCTGCCGCTTCCGCACCCGCTGTTGGAAGGCCCAGGACATCTGCGCGACCGAGGAGCCGGCGCTGGCGCCCCGCGACGGCGGCGACCAGGCCGCTGCCTGCCACTTCCCGGAGCGCGGGCCCGTCGAGACGGGCCCGGACGGCTCGGCGGCCACGCCCGCCGAGCCGTCGGCCACGCCCGAGCAGACAGGCCTGGACGCCTCGATGACCACGCCCGCCGAGGCGTCGGGCGCGGGCAC harbors:
- a CDS encoding 4a-hydroxytetrahydrobiopterin dehydratase codes for the protein MRVLFSGRAKHDQLSDALTLLTGWTREGEQIRRTLAIDDTQHAALTERVKVVADALHLRPEISRRANHTHIRVGHGNVPLSEREVLLAARIEDAYRAVTQP
- a CDS encoding succinate dehydrogenase/fumarate reductase iron-sulfur subunit — encoded protein: MGNQDSAAPGKPGAKRQFRIWRGDENGGDLQDYVVEVNEGEVVLDVIHRLQATDAPDLACRWNCKAGKCGSCSMEINGKPRLSCMTRMSTFAEDETVTVTPLRTFPVIRDLVTDVSFNYEKARETPAFAPPADLAPGEYRMQQVDVERSQEFRKCIECFLCQNVCHVIRDHEENKQAFSGPRYFIRAAELDMHPLDAKTDRKEYAQAEQGLGFCNITKCCTEVCPEHIKITDNGIIPMKERVVDRRYDPLVWLGSKIFRRGQVPQTIVTSGHASGAVHGSAAHGGVHSHAGGSHDPQAEVQAQRGVNWHREVPRPTAPAVDDHGKLPLTELTFDRAAAPSPFGEDVKFPLPPEHLNFAHPEQDKH
- a CDS encoding ABC transporter ATP-binding protein, with the protein product MPEQRTGADPYLRVNDLRVRFDTEDGVVRAVDGVSFTVERGRTLGIVGESGSGKSVTSLAVLGLHDARRTTITGEISVGGRQLVGLPEEEVRRLRGRDMAMIFQDPLSALHPYFTVGRQIAEAYRVHHPKAGKREARRRAVDMLGRVGIPQPARRFDQYPHEFSGGMRQRAMIAMALVNDPDLLIADEPTTALDVTVQAQILDLLADLQAEFHSAIIMITHDLGVVSQVADEVLVMYGGRAVEHGSVEQVLRRPQHPYTWGLLSSVPSLHGDADADLVPIKGNPPSLINLPSGCAFHPRCRYADRNGDRSRAEVPELRPAGAPGHLVACHLSADDRTRLYAEDIAQVGVAR
- a CDS encoding (deoxy)nucleoside triphosphate pyrophosphohydrolase; amino-acid sequence: MRTERANGGGQAERREPKVIVGAAIISDGRVLACARAAPPEVAGMWEFPGGKVEPGESETAALARECAEELAVRVEIGDRVGRNVRMAHGRSVLKVYAARLLHGDQPQALEHSALRWLSADELDSVTWLPADAPIVAALRPILAPE
- a CDS encoding fumarate reductase/succinate dehydrogenase flavoprotein subunit, which codes for MTNLHHQTSSTTRIERHHYDVVVIGAGGAGLRAAIEARLAGKKTAIISKSLFGKAHTVMAEGGAAAAMGNVNSRDNWQVHFRDTMRGGKFLNNFRMAELHAKESPQRIWELETYGALFDRTKDGKISQRNFGGHEYPRLAHVGDRTGLELIRTLQQKIVSLQQEDKRDHGSYDARIKVFAETTITELLLDGDRVAGAFGYYRESGEFVLFEAPAVVLATGGVGRSYKVTSNSWEYTGDGHALALRAGATLINMEFLQFHPTGMVWPPSVKGILVTESVRGDGGVLKNSDGKRFMFDYVPDVFRKQYADNEAEADRWYSDPDNNRRPPELLPRDEVARAINSEVKAGRGTPAGGVYLDIASRLPAEEIRRRLPSMYHQFKELADVDITKEPMEVGPTCHYVMGGVEVDPDTGAAFGHVRGLFAAGEVSGGMHGSNRLGGNSLSDLLVFGKRAGGHAATYADSLPARPKVHVAAVEAAVETALAPLQRDTGESPYTLQQDLQAVMGDLVGIIRREGELVDALGRLAELRERVAKVSAAGGRRYNPGWHLALDLRNMLVVSECTAKAALERQESRGGHTREDHPAMDPKWRRVNLVCSLDGDNVRLDRKPLPKMRAELIGLFDRAELAKYLTDEELAEFDALVADAETEKER
- a CDS encoding Uma2 family endonuclease, which produces MTAAVFGHDGPWSEEEYLALGETRQRVELFDGSLHVTRAPTPRHQRISRRLGNLLEPGAEALGLELLEAVNVRLRPDRIPIPDLVITGPIDLDDPWIDAADVKLVCEIISPGNAATDKVLKMHYYAAAGIEWYLLVEQETLTVHLYQWQGAHYAERSVTKAGEALELTEPVRATVRPEELFS